A single window of Microbaculum marinisediminis DNA harbors:
- a CDS encoding sulfite exporter TauE/SafE family protein, producing MTFDQSLIAVLVAALVAGLVRGFSGFGAALIFMPVASAAIDPRLAAASFLIFDAVLTLPLLWGAVRTCQWNTVLPVGVSAMATVPFGAAILANADPVTLRWGLSILVLLLLALLASGLRYSGAPSRLASVGVGGVAGVLNGIGQVSGPPVIAFWIAGPFPPPIIRANLIAFFSIASMSSFVAYAWNGFFTMETLTVIAVFAPVYALALFLGARLFGRAPERYYRRIAYAVIALAAITSIPALDELLR from the coding sequence ATGACCTTCGATCAATCGCTTATCGCCGTGCTCGTCGCGGCGCTTGTCGCCGGGCTCGTGCGCGGCTTTTCCGGCTTCGGCGCCGCGCTGATCTTCATGCCGGTCGCCTCCGCCGCGATCGATCCGAGGCTCGCCGCCGCCAGCTTCCTGATCTTCGACGCGGTTCTGACCCTGCCGCTGCTATGGGGCGCGGTCCGTACCTGCCAGTGGAACACGGTGCTGCCCGTCGGCGTCAGCGCCATGGCGACGGTCCCCTTCGGCGCGGCGATCCTCGCCAATGCCGATCCGGTCACCCTGCGCTGGGGGCTGTCGATACTGGTGCTGCTGCTGCTGGCGTTGCTCGCCTCGGGACTGCGCTATTCCGGCGCGCCGAGCCGGCTCGCCTCCGTCGGCGTCGGCGGGGTCGCGGGAGTGCTCAACGGCATCGGCCAGGTCTCCGGCCCGCCGGTCATCGCCTTCTGGATCGCGGGGCCCTTTCCGCCGCCGATCATCCGCGCCAACCTGATAGCGTTCTTCTCCATCGCCAGCATGTCGAGCTTCGTGGCCTACGCCTGGAACGGCTTCTTCACGATGGAGACGCTGACGGTGATCGCGGTCTTCGCGCCGGTCTACGCGCTGGCGCTGTTTCTCGGCGCCCGCCTGTTCGGCAGGGCGCCGGAGCGCTACTACCGCCGCATCGCCTACGCGGTGATCGCGCTGGCCGCGATCACCAGCATCCCGGCCCTGGACGAGTTGCTGCGCTAG
- the ruvC gene encoding crossover junction endodeoxyribonuclease RuvC — translation MRRQAIRILGIDPGLRRTGWGVIEMSGTSLSFVGAGTVTSTDKLSLAERLVELHAGLCGVLDAQAPHEAAVEHTFVNQNPTSTLKLGQARGIALLVPASRGLTVAEYAPNLVKKTVVGAGHGDKKQIRMMVSVLLPKAKVDSDDAADALAIAITHAHHRASRVLAAAE, via the coding sequence ATGAGACGGCAGGCGATTCGGATACTGGGCATCGACCCGGGCCTCAGGCGCACCGGCTGGGGCGTGATCGAGATGTCCGGCACGTCGCTGTCGTTCGTCGGCGCCGGCACCGTCACCTCCACCGACAAGCTGAGCCTTGCCGAGCGGCTCGTGGAGCTGCACGCCGGGCTTTGCGGCGTGCTCGACGCCCAGGCGCCGCACGAGGCCGCCGTCGAGCACACCTTCGTCAATCAGAATCCGACCTCCACCCTGAAGCTCGGTCAGGCGCGCGGGATCGCGCTTCTGGTGCCGGCGTCCCGGGGGCTGACGGTCGCCGAATACGCGCCGAATCTCGTCAAGAAGACGGTGGTCGGCGCCGGCCATGGCGACAAGAAGCAGATCCGCATGATGGTCTCGGTGCTGCTGCCGAAGGCGAAGGTCGATTCGGACGACGCCGCCGACGCACTGGCCATCGCCATCACCCACGCCCACCACCGTGCTTCGCGCGTGCTGGCCGCGGCTGAGTGA
- the ruvA gene encoding Holliday junction branch migration protein RuvA, with amino-acid sequence MIGKLKGIVDSYGDDWVIVDVGGVGYHVTCSARTLSALGRPGEPAVVFIETVVREDAIRLYGFSGEAEKEWFRLLQSVQGVGSRVALAILGTLSTADLGNAIAMQDKAMVARAPGVGPKVAGRIVSELRDKTPLVGGDMELARVSGELAEGRAASPTRDAVSALVNLGYAQAQAGAAVAAALKEAGEDATAEKLIRMGLKELAR; translated from the coding sequence ATGATCGGCAAGCTCAAAGGCATCGTCGATTCCTACGGCGACGACTGGGTGATCGTCGATGTCGGCGGGGTCGGCTACCACGTGACCTGTTCGGCGCGCACGCTGTCCGCGCTCGGCCGGCCGGGCGAACCGGCGGTCGTTTTCATCGAGACGGTGGTGCGCGAGGACGCGATCCGGCTCTACGGATTTTCCGGCGAGGCCGAGAAGGAGTGGTTCCGGCTGCTGCAGAGCGTGCAGGGCGTCGGATCGCGGGTGGCGCTGGCGATCCTCGGCACGCTATCGACCGCGGATCTCGGCAACGCGATCGCCATGCAGGACAAGGCGATGGTCGCCCGCGCGCCGGGCGTCGGGCCGAAGGTCGCCGGCCGCATCGTCTCGGAGCTGCGCGACAAGACGCCGCTGGTCGGCGGCGACATGGAACTCGCCAGGGTATCCGGCGAACTCGCGGAAGGGCGGGCGGCGTCGCCGACGCGCGACGCGGTGTCGGCGCTCGTCAATCTCGGCTACGCTCAGGCCCAGGCCGGCGCGGCCGTCGCCGCCGCGCTCAAGGAAGCCGGCGAGGACGCCACGGCCGAAAAGCTGATCCGGATGGGCCTTAAGGAGCTTGCACGTTGA
- the ruvB gene encoding Holliday junction branch migration DNA helicase RuvB — translation MTDRLVAAEETPEDEDANASLRPLRLEEFVGQQQARQNLRVFIEAARARGEALDHVLFAGPPGLGKTTLAQIVSRELGVNFRATSGPVIAKAGDLAALLTNLEERDVLFIDEIHRLNPAVEEVLYPAMEDFQLDLIIGEGPAARSVRIDLAKFTLVGATTRTGLLTTPLRDRFGIPVRLNFYTDEELEQIVRRGARVMGVAISDDGASEIARRARGTPRVAGRLLRRVRDFALVEGGGRIDRAIADKALAELEVDARGLDAMDRRYLSTIALKFGGGPVGIETIAAALSEPRDAIEEIIEPFLIQQGFIQRTPRGRILTPHAFKHLGLAAPSEFAPQMGLFTGDDND, via the coding sequence TTGACCGACCGCCTTGTCGCCGCCGAGGAAACGCCGGAGGACGAGGACGCCAACGCGTCGCTCAGGCCGTTGCGGCTGGAGGAGTTCGTCGGCCAGCAGCAGGCGCGGCAGAACCTGCGCGTCTTCATCGAGGCGGCGCGCGCGCGCGGCGAGGCGCTCGACCACGTGCTGTTCGCCGGCCCGCCGGGCCTGGGCAAGACGACGCTGGCCCAGATCGTTTCCCGCGAGCTCGGCGTGAATTTCCGTGCCACCTCCGGTCCGGTGATCGCCAAGGCCGGAGACCTGGCCGCGCTGCTGACCAATCTGGAGGAGCGCGACGTCCTGTTCATCGACGAGATCCACCGCCTCAACCCGGCGGTGGAGGAGGTGCTCTATCCGGCGATGGAGGATTTCCAGCTCGACCTGATCATCGGGGAGGGGCCGGCGGCACGCTCGGTGCGCATCGATCTGGCCAAGTTCACGCTGGTCGGGGCGACGACGCGGACCGGGCTCCTGACGACGCCCCTGCGCGACCGCTTCGGCATTCCGGTGCGGCTCAACTTCTACACCGACGAGGAGCTGGAGCAGATCGTGCGGCGCGGGGCGCGGGTGATGGGTGTCGCGATCTCGGACGACGGCGCCAGCGAAATCGCCCGCCGCGCGCGCGGCACACCCCGTGTCGCGGGCCGGCTGCTGCGGCGGGTGCGCGACTTCGCGCTGGTGGAGGGCGGCGGCCGGATCGACCGGGCGATCGCCGACAAGGCGCTCGCGGAGCTGGAGGTCGACGCGCGCGGCCTCGACGCGATGGACCGGCGCTATCTCTCCACCATCGCGCTCAAATTCGGCGGCGGGCCGGTCGGAATCGAGACCATCGCCGCGGCGCTGTCGGAGCCGCGCGACGCCATCGAGGAAATCATCGAGCCGTTCCTGATCCAGCAGGGTTTCATCCAGCGCACCCCGCGCGGGCGCATCCTGACGCCGCACGCCTTCAAGCACCTGGGCCTTGCCGCGCCCAGCGAGTTCGCGCCGCAGATGGGCCTGTTCACGGGCGACGACAATGACTGA
- the ybgC gene encoding tol-pal system-associated acyl-CoA thioesterase has protein sequence MTETALPIAWPDLAGRIVDGRHVLPIRVYFEDTDFSGVVYHASYLRFMERGRSDYMRLSGADHADLFEGDDPVAFAVRRMTISYERPAGIDDILTVETRTKEMRGASMVLAQRVLRGEEVLVTADVQVALVARSGRARRIPTALRRILGEAVEDEV, from the coding sequence ATGACTGAGACCGCGCTGCCGATCGCCTGGCCCGATCTCGCCGGCCGTATCGTCGACGGTCGGCACGTCCTGCCGATCCGCGTCTATTTCGAGGACACCGACTTTTCCGGCGTCGTCTATCACGCCAGCTACCTGCGGTTCATGGAGCGCGGCCGCTCGGACTACATGCGGCTTTCCGGCGCCGATCACGCCGATTTGTTCGAGGGCGACGATCCGGTCGCCTTCGCGGTGCGCCGCATGACGATTTCCTACGAACGGCCAGCCGGGATCGACGATATCCTGACGGTCGAGACCCGGACCAAGGAGATGCGCGGCGCCTCGATGGTGCTGGCCCAGCGGGTCCTGCGCGGCGAGGAAGTGCTGGTCACGGCTGACGTTCAGGTCGCGCTGGTGGCGCGTTCCGGGCGGGCGCGGCGCATCCCGACCGCGTTGCGCCGCATCCTCGGCGAGGCCGTCGAGGACGAGGTTTGA
- the tolQ gene encoding protein TolQ → MLDVTTLSSPGEVSLFSLFLQAHIVVKLVVLGLIAASIWTWAIIFEKTVAYRRTRSQMDRFEKVFWSGHSLEELHRSLAARSNATMEALFVAAMREWKRSHETGAMSMMGLQSRVEKVMDVTIARESARLESRLLFLATVGSAAPFIGLFGTVWGIMTSFQAIAASESTNLAVVAPGIAEALFATALGLLAAIPAVIAYNKLSSDVSKIIMRLEGFADEFSAILSRQLEERS, encoded by the coding sequence ATGCTCGATGTCACGACGCTGTCGTCGCCCGGCGAGGTGTCGCTCTTCTCCCTGTTCCTGCAGGCGCACATCGTCGTGAAGCTGGTCGTACTCGGCCTGATCGCCGCGTCGATCTGGACCTGGGCGATCATCTTCGAGAAGACGGTGGCCTACCGGCGCACGCGCAGCCAGATGGACCGGTTCGAGAAGGTGTTCTGGTCCGGCCATTCGCTGGAGGAACTGCACCGCAGCCTGGCTGCGCGCTCCAACGCGACGATGGAGGCCCTGTTCGTCGCCGCGATGCGCGAATGGAAACGCAGCCACGAGACCGGCGCCATGTCGATGATGGGCTTGCAGTCGCGGGTGGAGAAGGTGATGGACGTGACCATCGCCCGCGAGAGCGCGCGGCTGGAGAGCCGGCTCCTGTTCCTGGCGACCGTCGGTTCGGCGGCGCCCTTCATCGGCCTGTTCGGCACGGTGTGGGGCATCATGACGAGCTTCCAGGCGATCGCGGCATCGGAATCGACCAATCTCGCCGTCGTCGCGCCGGGCATCGCCGAGGCGCTGTTCGCCACCGCCCTGGGCCTGCTGGCGGCGATTCCGGCGGTCATCGCCTACAACAAGCTGTCGAGCGACGTCTCCAAGATCATCATGCGGCTGGAGGGCTTCGCCGACGAGTTCAGCGCCATACTTTCGCGGCAATTGGAAGAGAGAAGCTAG
- the tolR gene encoding protein TolR gives MGASFAGNNGGRRRRGQRYRPMSEINVTPFVDVMLVLLIVFMVAAPLLTVGVPIDLPESQATPLEGQEEPLTISVDNEGRVFLQDTEITIDELVPKLTAVAEQGVEERVFVRGDRTVDYGTVMQVMGRLNAAGFRRIALVTEMEQSER, from the coding sequence ATGGGCGCCAGTTTTGCGGGAAACAACGGCGGGCGTCGTCGGCGGGGCCAACGCTACCGCCCGATGAGCGAGATCAACGTCACGCCGTTCGTCGACGTCATGCTCGTGCTGCTCATCGTGTTCATGGTGGCCGCGCCGCTTCTGACCGTCGGGGTGCCGATCGATCTTCCCGAATCCCAAGCCACGCCGCTGGAAGGGCAGGAGGAACCGCTGACCATCAGCGTCGACAATGAGGGTCGCGTGTTTCTGCAGGACACCGAAATCACCATCGATGAACTCGTTCCCAAGCTCACCGCCGTCGCTGAGCAGGGCGTCGAGGAACGTGTCTTCGTGCGTGGCGACCGCACCGTCGACTACGGCACCGTGATGCAGGTGATGGGCCGGCTCAACGCCGCCGGCTTCCGCCGCATCGCGCTCGTCACCGAGATGGAACAGAGCGAGCGCTGA
- a CDS encoding cell envelope integrity protein TolA, with translation MRVALSVSTVGHAAILAWGMIALPNADPYESTPQPPLPVDIISITEFTQITAGTRDGDKELEPTPPKPVEKAEPVEQPKAKPEPKPEPSKAPASKPEPEPAPLRTAALTPDDPAPAPLPTPEPPKEAAPEPEPAPEPMANAPVPRTKPKVAAKPKPAAPAKPKTPEAKFDADKIAALLNKVPDSGGGTMSDTGSINPSLGTATGTASTLTVSEIDALRAQIARCWNPPVGVLDAGQMVVRIGMDLNPDGSLKGPPTLLNASSDPVFTVAAEAAIRAVNRCQPYFLPPEKYSSWQQIHMSFDPRELLGG, from the coding sequence ATGCGCGTCGCCCTCTCAGTCTCGACCGTTGGACATGCCGCGATCCTCGCCTGGGGCATGATCGCGCTGCCGAACGCCGACCCCTACGAGTCGACGCCGCAGCCGCCACTTCCGGTGGACATCATCTCCATCACCGAGTTCACGCAGATCACCGCCGGTACGCGCGACGGCGACAAGGAGCTGGAGCCGACGCCGCCGAAGCCGGTGGAGAAGGCCGAGCCGGTCGAGCAGCCGAAGGCCAAGCCCGAGCCGAAACCGGAACCCTCGAAGGCGCCCGCCTCGAAGCCGGAGCCCGAGCCGGCGCCGCTGCGGACGGCCGCGCTGACGCCGGACGATCCCGCGCCCGCGCCGCTGCCGACGCCGGAGCCGCCCAAGGAAGCCGCGCCCGAACCCGAGCCTGCGCCCGAGCCCATGGCCAACGCGCCGGTGCCGCGCACGAAGCCGAAGGTGGCCGCCAAGCCGAAGCCGGCCGCGCCGGCGAAGCCGAAGACGCCCGAAGCCAAGTTCGACGCCGACAAGATCGCCGCGCTCCTCAACAAGGTGCCGGACTCCGGGGGAGGAACGATGAGCGACACCGGGTCGATCAATCCATCCCTCGGCACGGCAACGGGCACGGCCTCGACGTTGACGGTCAGCGAGATCGATGCGTTGCGCGCCCAGATCGCACGCTGCTGGAATCCGCCGGTCGGCGTCCTCGACGCCGGTCAGATGGTCGTGCGGATCGGCATGGATCTCAATCCGGACGGATCCCTGAAGGGGCCGCCGACCTTGCTCAACGCGTCGTCCGATCCGGTCTTCACCGTGGCCGCGGAAGCGGCCATCCGCGCCGTCAATCGTTGCCAGCCGTATTTCCTGCCGCCGGAGAAATACAGCTCCTGGCAGCAGATCCACATGTCCTTCGACCCACGCGAGCTGCTCGGCGGCTAG
- the tolB gene encoding Tol-Pal system beta propeller repeat protein TolB codes for MRAFLTAAVSLVAALLATAPARALIEIDITQANIQPMPIAITDFGAGGDPQLGQQISQVIAADLQRSGLFKPVDPAAFIETAGGFDAVPNFGSWRVINVQALVTGRVTKQPDGRLKAEFRLWDVFAGQQITGQQYFANPDNWRRIAHIIADAIYERLTGEKGYFDTRIVFVDETGPKDARVRRLALMDQDGANVRYLTNDPQEIIRNPRFSPSRQEITYVSQPIGQTPRVYLLNIETGQREVVGDFPAMTFAPRFSPDGQRVVLSLEQGGNANIYVMDLGSRRTTRLTNTPSIDTSPSFAPDGRQIVFESDRGGSQQLYVMNADGTNQQRISFGNGSYATPVWSPRGDLIAFTKRSGGRFSIGVMRPDGSGERVLTEGYHNEGPTWAPNGRVLMFFRDVRGTGGGPQLWTVDLTGYNEQRVPTPAFGSDPAWSPLLN; via the coding sequence ATGAGAGCATTCCTCACCGCTGCCGTCAGCCTCGTCGCCGCGCTTCTCGCGACCGCGCCGGCGCGGGCCTTGATCGAAATCGACATCACCCAGGCGAACATCCAGCCGATGCCGATCGCCATCACCGATTTCGGCGCCGGCGGCGATCCGCAGCTCGGCCAGCAGATCTCCCAGGTGATCGCCGCCGATCTGCAGCGCTCCGGCCTGTTCAAGCCGGTCGATCCGGCCGCCTTCATCGAGACGGCCGGCGGTTTCGACGCCGTGCCGAATTTCGGCAGCTGGCGCGTGATCAACGTGCAGGCGCTGGTGACGGGGCGGGTGACGAAGCAGCCCGACGGGCGGCTCAAGGCGGAGTTCCGGCTTTGGGACGTATTCGCGGGCCAGCAGATTACCGGCCAGCAGTATTTCGCGAACCCCGACAACTGGCGGCGGATCGCCCATATCATCGCCGATGCGATCTATGAGCGGCTGACCGGCGAGAAGGGCTATTTCGACACCCGCATCGTCTTCGTCGACGAGACCGGGCCGAAGGACGCGCGCGTGCGGCGGCTGGCACTGATGGACCAGGACGGCGCCAACGTGCGCTACCTGACCAACGATCCGCAGGAAATTATCCGCAACCCGCGCTTCAGCCCGTCGCGCCAGGAGATCACCTACGTGTCGCAGCCCATCGGCCAGACGCCGCGGGTCTATCTGCTCAATATCGAGACGGGCCAGCGCGAGGTCGTCGGCGACTTCCCGGCGATGACGTTCGCGCCGCGGTTCTCGCCGGACGGCCAGCGGGTGGTGCTCAGCCTGGAGCAGGGCGGCAACGCCAACATCTACGTCATGGACCTGGGCAGCCGCCGCACCACGAGGCTCACCAATACGCCGTCGATCGACACCAGCCCGTCATTCGCGCCGGATGGCCGCCAGATCGTGTTCGAGTCCGATCGCGGCGGCTCGCAGCAGCTCTACGTGATGAATGCCGACGGCACCAATCAGCAGCGCATCAGCTTCGGCAACGGCTCCTACGCGACGCCGGTATGGTCGCCGCGCGGCGACCTGATCGCCTTCACCAAGCGCTCGGGCGGCCGTTTTTCGATCGGCGTCATGCGTCCGGACGGGTCCGGCGAGCGCGTTCTCACCGAGGGCTACCACAACGAGGGGCCGACCTGGGCCCCGAACGGGCGGGTGCTGATGTTCTTCCGCGACGTGCGGGGAACCGGCGGCGGGCCGCAGCTCTGGACGGTCGATCTCACCGGCTACAACGAGCAGCGCGTCCCCACGCCGGCCTTCGGGTCGGACCCGGCCTGGTCGCCGCTGCTGAATTAA
- the pal gene encoding peptidoglycan-associated lipoprotein Pal: MSSFVNFGRGARLAVVLVAALTLAACAQNKGQQLSGNVTPGSAQDFVVNVGDRVFFPVDQTTLTPQARDTLNKQVQWLRLYPKYTVTIEGHADERGTREYNLALSARRAQNTRDYVVSQGIDPSRVRTVSYGKERPVAVCDNESCWSQNRRAVTVVNNAPGS; this comes from the coding sequence ATGTCGAGTTTTGTGAATTTTGGCCGCGGGGCGCGCCTGGCGGTCGTTCTGGTCGCCGCGCTGACGCTTGCCGCCTGCGCCCAGAACAAGGGGCAGCAGCTTTCCGGCAACGTGACGCCGGGCAGTGCCCAGGACTTCGTGGTCAATGTCGGTGACCGGGTGTTCTTCCCCGTCGACCAGACCACGCTGACGCCGCAGGCGCGCGATACGCTGAACAAGCAGGTCCAGTGGCTGCGCCTCTATCCGAAATACACCGTGACCATCGAAGGCCATGCCGACGAGCGCGGCACTCGCGAGTACAACCTGGCGCTCAGCGCCCGGCGCGCGCAGAACACGCGCGACTACGTGGTCTCGCAGGGCATCGATCCCTCGCGCGTGCGCACGGTTTCCTACGGCAAGGAACGTCCGGTCGCGGTCTGCGACAACGAATCCTGCTGGTCGCAGAACCGGCGCGCCGTGACGGTGGTCAACAACGCGCCCGGCAGCTGA